A stretch of DNA from Vanacampus margaritifer isolate UIUO_Vmar chromosome 1, RoL_Vmar_1.0, whole genome shotgun sequence:
AATTATTGGCggagaaaatatttaaaatattattcaaatggtagtatttttttaatacgcGTAGTTATGGAAAAAGCAAGAACATGTACAGTTTTAATATGTTTGTCAAAAAGCATGACCAGATCATTACTTTGTGCAAAACTCTTAGGTCACACcaagcttttttgttgttttttgagcaCCTTTAAATCAAAGTAAACAGAACAACACATACATGTTAGAAGTTACATATGGGGTTCTATTCCATTTACAGTTAAGACATGCAACTAACAAGGAGAGGCAATCTGATATTGCCAGTCTAGATTTTGTATGTCATACATTTAATACTGAgaactgattaaaaaacaatcacaaaatgAAGGCACCCACTCCTAATCTGCATTTAtggtttactttttaaattttttaacacAATGACAATCTTTTCTATGCCATGCAACCCCACCATGCTCAGACCCTAGTTTGTCATTCAAACAGCCTAGTCGAGTGGATGTGACTGGAATATAAGCACTTAGTAATTGACCTATTGGCCAATTATGATTGATATCTTAACAACAATATTATATAAGTGGCCATGCAAACAGAAACAGGTGACATAAccatgaaaaaataaagaatctGAGTAACTCTGTTGACATGGTGCGACTGTTACCTAagtgacattttatttcacCGTTCAAGTGATGTAACACTATATGTTGATTATATTGTAATGGATGCACTGGAATATAATTATGATTAATTCTGCACAAAAACGTAATTATTATCAAAATGTTGAtattaagtaataataataataataataataataataataataataataataataaggatgCATTATATTTAGAGGTGCCTTTCTTGGTACTCAAGGACACCGTACAGTATGTTGAGAGAtgactcaaaaaaaaataaataattggggtaagtattctttaaaaaaaataaaaagaacagtAACAGCAGCTACATGGAGGAATATGAAGCAATACTTATAGATATTTCCATATGGCCTTGTTTAAGAAttcaatatgaggcagaaagaAGTCAAtatgaagccccccccccccccattttgccGAATAAAATGAGAATTGAATGCAAGTGGCAGTAAAACATTTATCATTAcccccactttttttctttttttttgctcactgtATAcatagaagaaaaataaaacatacgtACCATCATTTTCATGACACTTCACTTTCTGTAAAGACACAACACAATGTggctcattattattttttaatataattttaatagACCTGTCATGGAGCAATCCACAAAGTAAGGCAACTTACAATGTCGTTTGACGTCACCAGGGCGGAAAGGTAAAATAAGACAAACAGCTGAAGCCTCCGCATGACTAAAAGTGTGGAAACACAATTTGAGATGTTCCCTCTCTCTTCTTATACGCTTGGAGAGAAAAGGCAGTCCGCTGGTTCGGTTCTAGGCTCCGCCCACTCGAGGCGCTCTGGCGTGTGCTCCGCTCGCCTTGCAAACGGTAAGCTGGCTGCTTGTTTATTTCTGCAACTGCTCGGATTTGATTACTGTCTGTTTGTCATGCATGACACTGACGTGATTTTGCATGATGACCCTAACCTTGTGGGATTGAGGCACTTCTGGTGGTCCACTGGACACTTTTAATTTCTGCTGCATGCGTGCCTTTGGCTGTCAAACTAATAAGTCAGACAACAACTTTAGAGAATCATTGAGTATATAAAGCCTAATTCACATGGTTTCgaatggttgcatttttttttattttaaagtgtatgtcttaaattctaaataggtCAGCCAATAAGAAACACACAATAAGAAACACACTATGAACCCAGACACTGATAAGCTAAATGTTGCGAAATTGGACTCTATGTGTacactttcaaaaaaaaaaaatttaactaatgaaATACTgaactgtgttttttctttcttttcccccACAACTTTCCTATTCATAAATAGACTAACTTGACATTTGAAGCTGCTGGCTGAATTGAAGTTGAAATTGTAAACTGGTTATATCATATGACACACATGTGCCACTGTCTATATGCACTTGAGAATATCATTCACCGGGCTGTTGTAGCTTTTGCTTTAAGAACTAGTCCTGCAAAGGACATTATAAAATCCTGTTTAGATCCAAACAAGAGCAGACAGAGTTAAACATTTGTTACCTGTGAAATTAATGAGTGACCATCTAGGTCAGAAGCTTAATAAGGTCATGTGCAAAATGTAATAAGGTCTTACTTTCCCACAAATTTGATTGTCTGAATGTCAAATGGAGCAATAGTGGCGAGCAAATCTGTCTAAGAGTTGAGCAGTTCTGATTTTGAGTCTCACGCATGTTCAATcgcacatgtttttttgttttgttttttggacatgGAATTGAGTTTACTATTTATTGGTTGCTGGGTTTCAACTTAATCCACTCCTACAATTTCATTGAGAAGTGCCACTTCCAAGAACTCATTAACCTGGAAAAAAGTGACGTTTTATACCGTGcacgtgcatttaaaaaaagaagaagacattcaTTCATTAACAAATGTGTTACAAGAAACAGTCATCCCATACACAGTTTGtccatattgtttttttctctagaCCGCACTGTTTTAGTCAAAGTCTGTTTACATGTGTTGTCTAATACTTTCAAATATCACCATCAGTGAAATACAGCAGCAAAGTAGGCACAgtgttataaaaaaaaggttttattattattattctgcatGTTTGAACAGTAACACTGCGCTTAAATATAGGAAAATGTACTGTACCTAACTAATGTACtgtactgatttaaaaaaaaaagtttaagtcACTGTACAAACGTTATACAaagtttgaatatttaattgagTGATTCTTTTGCATACCACAAAAGGGAGCCTGTAGTTGTATCGCACTCTGAGAATCATTGCTCCGATGTTTGCTGTCTTCCACAGACAGCTGACCGATACATGAAAAGAACCCAGCGAGAAGCAGTATGTTGTGTTTGGTCATGCCTGGCCTAGCTGGAGCCAGACAAATTATGAGTGGGAGATGGTCAGCATACGGCAGGAGCTTCTTTACCCGTTTGCCTGATCATCAGTCCGTTCTGAGGACCCGCCGCCCTGGTCTTGTCACCCACCATTACAGATGTGTCAGTACCACAGACCCTCTTCGGAATCCggcgtcatcatcatcttcagcatCGTCGGCAGCCCATCAGAAATCGTACAGTTATGTCATCGTCGGGGCGGGGTCGGCAGGCTGCGTTCTCGCCAACCGCCTCACGGAGGATGCCCAGGAATCCGTCTTGTTGTTGGAAGCCGGGCCGAAAGACATGTTGCTTGGCAGCGTACGCTTGTCGTGGAAGATCCACATGCCAGCTGCCCTCACCTACAACCTTTGTGACGACAAGTACGCTAGTCAGTTATTACATACATTCCAAGTTGTACGATTTCAGTTCATCATGGTGTGGTGATCGGTGATGCCAGTAACTCATTATTAACACGTTACTCAATAATAGCGGCCATTTTGAGTAACTAGTAATGTAATATGTTACTATTCCTAATATAGTAGTCTGAGTAATTAAAGTTACTATTCTTAGATTGAATGCATTATGTTGTGATTAAACAAAGCTAGCAAACCGTAGAATCAAATGTTTATCTTCAGAAGTGACACTAGTAATGATTTTCTTTCGACCACTGTAGTGAGCCACATCAGACACACGGCCAAATATAACACTGTAATTTGTCTCTTCTCACTGCAAACAATAGTCAATAATCGCCCACGACTGCAGAAGACACGGCATAGTtaccaaactaataaaaaagtaatcaaataaaagaGATATAAAACACAACCTTTGACGAACCAAAAGGTAGACAAAAACAACTCTAGATTTTGGAACTAGAAAGAAGTACAGGGAAAAGACTTGTATCTATGTAACAGGAATCAtaacagatgatgtcatctatGCCCAATCATCGGCTGGGGGTGACATCACTCATATGCCAAGTCCTGTTATCAGCACGTTGATGTCTCATGCATGCTTACGAAGTAGAGACGTTCATGCTTTCAAGCTGGAAATACAGTCCCTATGTTGATTTTGTGACAGTTAAAGACGACAATATGAAGGTTGGTTCTCGTTTTGTAgacaatatatcgcgatattacagcgcacaattctcgaatcgattcaatatgcagccgaatcgatttttaaagatcaatttttgatggaaatattcaacaaaatgtcttaattagagttagggttcacactttaagcatggaagaatgttatattaatgcaacattaagccttaaaatttgatttgtttgtttgttaaatacggtggaccacagttataagcctaaagtacattttcatacaaatcttgcactgtacatgtacaagtttattgattagtattttctaaatttgagtaaaaaaaaaaaaaatcacaataattgatttatagatttgtatcgggattaatcgaatcgtaacctatgaatcgtgatacagatcgaatcgcaagctactaggcaattcacacccctaatatatatatatatatatatattatttatgttaaatttaaaagtcttaataaatattttttgggaatAAAAACATTATGCTTAAACATTAATCTTACAAAATTCACTTCCTATAATGTACAATAATGTATTGATTAAAgcagttgtcatttttatgttaagcagAAAGTAAgtaataaagtaacttgtaatgtaatttagttacttttaaaatcaactaATCCATAAAGTAActtaatgacattttcaatGTAATGTATTTGTGGCAACACTGGTGATGATGAATCTTGATCTGGCTTGTGTTTCCAGTAGAGGCGATGTAGGCCGGGTGGTGATAACATCAGCTACATGAACAGTTTGACATCATAGCAACATGACTCATTGTCACATCCTAACCAATTGAATAAACATCTCAATCAATGTTAAGAAACTGCATACCACAATAGAAGTAAAAACTGGATGTATCTTTTGCTGGGTTACAAATATCAGTCATATTGAAGTATGATATAAATATGATATAAGCTATTATGAAAGTGTCTAGTGTAATATAAAATATGAGATAACACAATCTTTTCTAGGAGGCTGTTTAACATTTGGATTTGTAATAATTTTTCTATGTAAGAAATAATGGGAATACATtgcctgtttttgttgttgttttttccagactcaatatatctttttttttgacctACCGTTTTACTAATCTTTCTCCCAACAGGTACAACTGGTCCTACCACACTTTGCCGCAGGCCCACGTGGACAACCGGGTCATGTACTGGCCGAGGGGGCGAGTCTGGGGCGGCTCGTCTTCGCTCAACGCCATGGTGTACATCCGCGGCCACGCTGAAGACTACAACCGGTGGCAGAGGGAAGGAGCAGACGGCTGGGATTACGACCACTGCTTGCCTTACTTCAGGAAGGCGCAGCGCCACGAACTGGGCGGCGACAGGTATGCGACAACAACATGTGCTCTAAATCAAATATAAGCTAAAGTCCATCAAGTATTTCACTCAAATTATGCTCACATTGTATAaccgcttcttttttttttttttttcctggagagctcagtattgttcattcggtaattttaccgatttgacatgtcatcatcattgcatcGATTGTATAACCGCTTCAATGTGTTCCCGGCAGGTACCGCGGAGATAGTGGCCCGCTACACGTGTCCCGGGGGAAGACGAACCATCCTCTTCACAAAGCTTTTATTGAGGCAGGGCAGCAGGCGGGATACCCGTTCACTGAAGACATGAATGGATACCAACAAGAAGGCTTGGGCTGGATGGACATGACCATTTTTCAAGGTCATGGAGCCAAACAACTACTATAACTAGGAGATCTTTAAGTATTACGTTGAATTCATAGTCCGCCGCCACCACAAAAGCGTTTTTAACAAGGAGCTCaacacattgttgttgtttttccccgcTTCACAGTTTATCAACTCATATTCATGTTTACTGCATCGAAAATCTGCAGGCAAGAGGTGGAGCACAGCCAGCGCCTATTTGAGACCAGTCCTGGATCGGCCTAATCTAAAGACAGAAGTGCGCTGCCTGACCACCAAGATCCTGTTTGATGGCCACCGAGCTGTGGGCGTGGAATATGTACAGAAAGGACAGACAAAACGGGTCAGAGGGAGATAAAGTTCCATTTATTTGCTACAGTGCCCAGGGAAGTATTCACTTCTTTTCACTTTGTCCACATTTTGAcaagtccaaaaacaaaaaaatcgacGCACAACACAAACACGGTCATATGAAAAAtgtcttggatttttttttcttcttcaaatttattaaaaatacaaactaagAAATCATGAGTATGTAAGTCCGCCATATTGGCAGTTGATCTTCAGAGGATTGTGCATTTAAAGAATCAATAAACACCGGAACTAAACAATGCGTTGACCTCCAACATGGCGGTGTGAGACGTCACATGAAAACTATCTATAGCATGGCTTTGTGGCAAAAtatgtacttttttaaattaaatgaataaataaacaaataaatgaatgataaGAAATTTTAGAACATTTGCCAGAATATATTAGGATTTTATttcatatacttttttttttcttatttcataTACTTTTGTgtataaacatttttgtataaaatttgtgtatacatttttgtgtgtgtataaaatgGTAACAAGTGAAATTAATTTAATCCAATTTTTAATaagattttaaaacaaaatgtggaaaaagtgaagtaCAGTGAATACTTTCAAGACACACTGTATATACAAATAATTTAGCAATTTACAAACTCACAAATCAGCTGTTATCACATTGCAGGTGTTTGCAGATAAAGAGGTGATCCTGAGCGGCGGCGCCATCAACTCGCCGCAGCTTCTCATGCTTTCCGGTGTGGGAAAGGCCGATGAGCTCAGGCAACATGGCATCCCTGTGGTCCAAAACTTACCAGGTGCATTTCACAACATTCAAAGACTCGGTCCCCGCCCACAcaaaagcccgt
This window harbors:
- the chdh gene encoding choline dehydrogenase, mitochondrial, with translation MLCLVMPGLAGARQIMSGRWSAYGRSFFTRLPDHQSVLRTRRPGLVTHHYRCVSTTDPLRNPASSSSSASSAAHQKSYSYVIVGAGSAGCVLANRLTEDAQESVLLLEAGPKDMLLGSVRLSWKIHMPAALTYNLCDDKYNWSYHTLPQAHVDNRVMYWPRGRVWGGSSSLNAMVYIRGHAEDYNRWQREGADGWDYDHCLPYFRKAQRHELGGDRYRGDSGPLHVSRGKTNHPLHKAFIEAGQQAGYPFTEDMNGYQQEGLGWMDMTIFQGKRWSTASAYLRPVLDRPNLKTEVRCLTTKILFDGHRAVGVEYVQKGQTKRVFADKEVILSGGAINSPQLLMLSGVGKADELRQHGIPVVQNLPGVGSNLQDHLELYVQQRCTQPITLYKAQKPFHMVKIGLEWLSVFTGYGATAHLESGGFIRSRPHVPHPDIQFHFLPSQVIDHGRVASKIEAYQVHVGPMRSTSVGWMKLKSASPQDHPILQPNYLSTDVDVLEFRECVKLSREIFAQKAFDPFRGAEIQPGPQIQSDADIDAFVRRKADSAYHPSCTCKMGAPSDPMAVVDSQTRVLGVEGLRVVDASIMPSIVSGNLNAPTIMIAEKAADLIRGRPPLVDPQVPVYRPLTLDTQR